Proteins encoded within one genomic window of Prosthecobacter fusiformis:
- a CDS encoding sulfatase-like hydrolase/transferase yields MKHLWLFLILSSLLLGTPSSAAERPNIVMIFIDDMGWGDFSCFGNPDAQTPNVDRLASEGIRFSQFYVNSPICSPSRCALTTGQYPQRWRITSFLNNRADNERRGVAQWLDPKAPTLARALQQHGYATGHFGKWHLGGQRDVDDAPPITAYGFDESLTNFEGMGPKLLPLTMKPGDTEPGKIWADAERLGQPVTWMQRSEITTGFITAAIPFMDKAARQKKPFYINLWPDDVHGPWCPPVDQWADGKRGLYLSVLQSMDRQFGLLFDHIRRDPDLRENTLILICSDNGPEIGVGSAGPFRGFKTTLYEGGTRSPLIVWSPGLIAKDKAGTHNTTSVFAAFDLVPSLLKIAGTSPLADVTLDGEDLSATLLGKGTASRSAPLFWRRPPDRKTVNPTLKERLPDLAMREGDWKLLCEYDGTLPQLYDLAKDPGETTNLASQHPDVVKRLTLSLLSWHRSMPPDNGPQLATAKPAKKSPSSPANRQQK; encoded by the coding sequence ATGAAACACCTTTGGTTATTCCTCATCCTTTCCTCCCTCCTCCTCGGCACCCCGTCTTCTGCCGCTGAGCGTCCAAACATCGTCATGATTTTCATTGATGACATGGGCTGGGGAGACTTCTCCTGCTTTGGCAATCCGGATGCGCAAACCCCGAACGTGGATCGCCTCGCCTCCGAGGGCATACGCTTCTCCCAGTTTTATGTCAACTCGCCCATCTGTTCCCCCTCACGCTGCGCCCTCACCACCGGTCAGTATCCACAGCGCTGGCGCATCACCTCATTCCTGAACAATCGCGCGGACAATGAACGGCGCGGCGTCGCCCAGTGGCTGGATCCAAAGGCCCCCACACTGGCCCGCGCCCTCCAGCAGCACGGTTATGCCACCGGCCATTTTGGCAAATGGCATCTCGGTGGTCAGCGGGATGTGGATGATGCCCCACCCATCACCGCCTACGGCTTTGATGAAAGCCTAACCAACTTCGAAGGCATGGGCCCAAAACTCCTGCCCCTCACCATGAAACCCGGTGATACGGAACCCGGCAAGATTTGGGCCGATGCCGAACGTCTGGGCCAGCCCGTAACGTGGATGCAGCGTTCAGAGATCACCACGGGATTCATCACTGCCGCCATCCCTTTCATGGACAAGGCCGCCAGGCAGAAAAAGCCCTTTTATATCAACCTATGGCCAGATGATGTACACGGCCCCTGGTGCCCCCCCGTGGACCAATGGGCGGATGGAAAGCGCGGCTTATACCTCTCCGTCCTTCAGTCCATGGACCGTCAGTTCGGCCTCTTGTTTGATCATATCCGTCGCGATCCAGACCTTCGTGAAAACACCCTCATCCTGATCTGCTCCGATAACGGACCCGAGATCGGCGTCGGCAGTGCAGGCCCCTTTCGCGGTTTTAAAACCACCCTTTATGAAGGCGGCACACGTTCTCCGCTCATCGTCTGGAGCCCTGGCCTCATCGCCAAAGACAAAGCTGGAACTCATAACACAACCTCCGTCTTCGCCGCCTTTGACCTCGTTCCCTCCTTGCTGAAAATCGCAGGCACCTCACCACTTGCCGATGTCACGCTGGATGGAGAAGACCTATCCGCCACCTTGCTTGGAAAAGGCACAGCCTCCCGCTCCGCACCGCTCTTCTGGCGGCGGCCCCCGGACCGTAAAACCGTCAACCCCACCCTCAAAGAACGCCTGCCAGACCTCGCCATGCGCGAGGGAGACTGGAAACTCCTCTGTGAATACGACGGCACCCTGCCCCAGCTCTATGATCTGGCCAAAGATCCTGGCGAAACCACCAACCTCGCCAGCCAGCATCCAGACGTGGTCAAACGCCTGACCCTGTCCCTCCTCTCCTGGCACCGGTCCATGCCTCCTGACAACGGTCCCCAGTTAGCAACGGCTAAGCCAGCTAAAAAATCCCCGTCATCGCCTGCAAACCGTCAGCAGAAATAG
- a CDS encoding sulfatase-like hydrolase/transferase has product MKAFLFLLTALFIGSPTFAMDNRMPNILFILADDQSPFDLKTYDPTSPLETPNLDRLAAEGMVFTGAYHMGSFSGAVCTPSRHMIMSGRTVWHLPIAPWAAERCPPALEQQTIPAVFNRAGYATMRTCKMGNSYEAANKLFTVRHDAVKRGGDEESGSGWHAQQVLKYLVDREAAKDTQPFLIYYGFSHPHDTRDGRPELLAKYGATNHTDPNTQPSLHAKQPKLPANYLPGHPFDNTHLDVRDEVDVSGVWRHRDEASIRNEIGREYACSENIDIQIGRVLKKLEEMGELDNTYIIYTADHGISIGRHGLMGKQNLYQHTWRVPFIVKGPGIKAGSRVDGNIYLMDILATLCDLANIPAPETNEGISFKPVLAGEKTTVRDVLYGAYSGGGKPGMRCVKQGDWKLTKYEAADGSVNETQLFNLKDNPDELIAEHHDPKVTALSGVKPTPAQTNLAKDPAHANKLAEMEALLLSEMRRLHDPWRFSNQPDDGLPPPPAPAAKKGKGKKAKK; this is encoded by the coding sequence ATGAAAGCCTTTTTGTTTCTTCTCACCGCCCTGTTCATCGGGTCTCCGACTTTTGCGATGGACAACCGGATGCCAAACATTCTGTTCATCCTGGCCGATGACCAGTCGCCTTTTGACCTGAAGACCTACGATCCCACTTCGCCACTGGAGACTCCGAATCTGGATCGTCTGGCGGCTGAAGGGATGGTCTTCACCGGGGCGTATCACATGGGTTCTTTTAGCGGGGCGGTCTGCACTCCCTCCCGCCACATGATCATGAGTGGACGCACGGTATGGCATCTGCCGATTGCGCCTTGGGCTGCGGAGCGCTGCCCGCCGGCGCTGGAGCAGCAGACCATCCCGGCGGTCTTCAACCGTGCCGGTTATGCCACCATGCGCACCTGCAAAATGGGCAACAGCTATGAGGCTGCTAACAAGCTTTTCACCGTGCGCCATGATGCCGTGAAGCGGGGTGGTGATGAAGAAAGTGGCAGTGGGTGGCATGCGCAGCAGGTGCTGAAGTATCTGGTGGACCGCGAGGCCGCGAAGGATACGCAGCCCTTCCTCATTTACTATGGGTTCTCTCATCCGCATGACACCCGGGACGGTAGGCCTGAGCTGCTGGCCAAATACGGTGCCACAAACCATACCGATCCCAATACCCAGCCCTCTTTGCATGCGAAGCAGCCGAAGCTGCCTGCGAACTACCTGCCGGGACATCCCTTTGACAACACGCACCTGGATGTGCGGGATGAAGTGGATGTGAGCGGCGTGTGGCGTCACCGGGACGAGGCGAGCATCCGCAATGAAATCGGCCGGGAGTATGCGTGCAGTGAGAACATCGACATCCAGATCGGCCGGGTGCTGAAGAAGCTGGAGGAAATGGGCGAGCTGGACAATACCTACATCATCTATACGGCAGACCACGGCATCTCCATCGGTCGGCATGGACTGATGGGGAAACAAAACCTCTACCAGCATACCTGGCGTGTTCCATTCATTGTTAAGGGGCCAGGCATCAAGGCTGGCTCGCGTGTGGATGGAAACATCTACTTGATGGACATCCTGGCCACTCTTTGTGATCTGGCCAATATCCCTGCACCGGAAACCAATGAAGGCATCAGCTTTAAGCCTGTGCTTGCGGGTGAAAAGACGACTGTCCGAGATGTCCTTTACGGAGCTTACAGTGGCGGCGGCAAACCGGGCATGAGATGTGTGAAGCAGGGTGACTGGAAACTGACGAAGTATGAAGCGGCTGATGGCTCTGTGAATGAGACCCAGCTTTTCAATCTGAAGGATAATCCCGATGAACTCATCGCCGAGCATCATGATCCCAAAGTAACCGCGCTGAGCGGTGTGAAGCCGACTCCGGCGCAGACTAATCTGGCCAAAGATCCCGCTCATGCGAACAAGCTGGCCGAGATGGAAGCGCTGCTGCTGAGTGAGATGCGCCGCCTGCATGACCCCTGGCGCTTCTCCAACCAGCCGGATGATGGACTGCCGCCACCCCCAGCGCCTGCCGCCAAAAAGGGGAAGGGGAAGAAGGCGAAGAAGTGA
- the asnS gene encoding asparagine--tRNA ligase, with translation MPETLRHILASESPRSSITVRGWVRTKRESKSCAFLEITDGSCFRGLQVVVDAALPSASLLSSVLTGASVEVIGDLIASPAAGQKWELQATELKLLGEADATYPLQKKGHTPEFLRTIAHLRPRTNLFGNVFRVRSRMAFAVHRFFQERGFFYVHTPIITSSDCEGAGELFRVTTLKQGAPAKPEDDFFGRPTYLTVSGQLQGETFACALGNIYTFGPTFRAENSNTARHAAEFWMIEPEMAFYDLFADMTLAEEHVKYLVDAMLTECPEELEFFNKFVDKELVNRLQQTLEKPFERISYTEAVDLLLKSGRSFEHPVVWGEGLQTEHERYIAEQHVRGPVTIYNYPKSIKPFYMRQNEDGKTVAAMDLLVPGIGEIIGGSQREERLDVLRAAMKDHNLSEEDYQWYVDLRRYGSVPHAGFGLGFERLLMFVTGVSNIRDVIPFARTPGHAAY, from the coding sequence ATGCCAGAAACGTTGCGCCACATCCTTGCCTCTGAATCCCCCCGTAGCTCCATCACTGTCCGTGGCTGGGTGCGGACCAAGCGGGAGTCCAAATCCTGCGCTTTCCTGGAGATCACGGACGGCTCCTGCTTCCGGGGATTGCAGGTGGTGGTGGATGCCGCCCTGCCTTCCGCTTCGTTGCTCTCCAGCGTATTGACGGGGGCTTCCGTTGAGGTCATTGGGGATCTCATTGCTTCCCCTGCCGCAGGACAAAAATGGGAGCTCCAAGCCACGGAACTCAAATTGCTTGGTGAAGCCGATGCGACTTACCCTCTGCAAAAAAAAGGCCACACGCCTGAGTTCCTGCGCACCATCGCCCATCTGCGTCCGCGCACGAACCTCTTTGGCAATGTCTTCCGCGTGCGCAGCCGCATGGCCTTTGCCGTGCACCGTTTCTTCCAGGAGCGCGGTTTCTTTTACGTCCACACGCCCATCATCACCTCCAGTGACTGTGAGGGTGCAGGCGAGCTTTTCCGTGTAACGACTCTCAAGCAAGGTGCACCGGCCAAACCTGAAGACGACTTCTTTGGCCGCCCCACTTACCTGACCGTCAGCGGTCAGCTCCAGGGGGAAACCTTCGCCTGTGCACTGGGAAACATCTATACTTTTGGCCCCACCTTCCGTGCGGAAAACAGCAACACCGCACGCCATGCGGCGGAGTTTTGGATGATCGAGCCTGAGATGGCCTTTTATGATCTCTTTGCCGACATGACCCTGGCTGAGGAGCATGTGAAGTACTTGGTGGATGCCATGCTGACCGAATGCCCTGAGGAGCTGGAATTCTTCAACAAATTCGTGGACAAAGAATTGGTTAACCGCCTTCAGCAGACCTTGGAAAAGCCTTTTGAACGCATCAGCTATACGGAGGCCGTAGATCTGCTGTTAAAATCCGGCCGCAGCTTTGAGCATCCCGTTGTCTGGGGCGAGGGCCTGCAAACAGAGCATGAGCGCTACATCGCCGAGCAGCATGTGCGCGGTCCGGTGACGATCTACAACTACCCGAAATCCATCAAGCCCTTTTACATGCGTCAGAATGAGGATGGGAAAACGGTGGCCGCCATGGACCTGCTCGTACCCGGCATTGGTGAAATCATTGGCGGCAGCCAGCGTGAGGAGCGCCTGGATGTCCTGCGCGCCGCCATGAAGGACCACAATCTGAGCGAGGAAGACTATCAATGGTATGTGGACCTGCGCCGGTATGGCAGCGTGCCGCATGCAGGATTCGGTCTCGGGTTTGAGCGCCTGCTGATGTTTGTCACCGGGGTGAGCAATATCCGTGATGTGATTCCCTTTGCACGGACGCCTGGCCATGCGGCGTATTAG
- a CDS encoding protein-disulfide reductase DsbD domain-containing protein translates to MTDPGKVCSVQGSVLNLPGLWTIIILLLASLDTATAQTGLTLQLVPETSAIVPGQPFRVGLFIQHDPGWHTYWRQPGIVGVPTSIAWDLPAGFKAGELEFPEPESVLMFRIKAQGYERDVLLQTVITAPTDVPPGKIISLKGKATWMCCGNTCHPGHQEISLTMPVATEAQPDTQWQPLFEKERSVYARPSTAWTASAEEEGLKVTLILTPGPGARPFTPDEKVIFFTDDGWINSDEPQPQKLSSEGSLTLSLTRADVFLGKVVPEKLNGIVQRDGGWNEKEHWRSLIVTPKLKRHLVKNLDSQQPDEKR, encoded by the coding sequence ATGACCGATCCGGGAAAAGTGTGCAGTGTTCAGGGCTCGGTCCTCAATTTACCAGGACTGTGGACCATCATCATCCTGCTGCTTGCCTCGCTGGATACGGCAACGGCACAGACGGGACTCACCCTTCAACTGGTGCCTGAGACGAGCGCGATTGTGCCCGGCCAGCCCTTCCGGGTGGGGCTTTTCATTCAGCATGATCCCGGCTGGCATACCTACTGGCGGCAGCCTGGCATTGTTGGGGTGCCCACCAGCATCGCCTGGGATCTGCCAGCAGGGTTTAAAGCCGGTGAACTGGAATTTCCCGAGCCTGAAAGTGTGCTCATGTTCCGCATCAAGGCACAGGGCTATGAGCGGGACGTGCTGCTACAGACCGTGATCACCGCACCCACCGATGTGCCGCCCGGAAAGATCATTTCGCTCAAAGGCAAAGCCACCTGGATGTGCTGCGGGAATACCTGTCATCCGGGTCATCAGGAGATATCGCTCACCATGCCGGTAGCCACTGAGGCTCAGCCGGATACACAATGGCAGCCTCTTTTTGAAAAGGAACGGTCCGTCTATGCCCGGCCCAGCACCGCATGGACTGCCAGTGCGGAGGAAGAGGGGCTGAAGGTGACACTCATCCTCACCCCTGGACCCGGAGCACGTCCCTTCACCCCGGATGAAAAAGTGATCTTTTTTACGGATGACGGCTGGATCAACAGTGATGAACCGCAGCCGCAAAAACTGTCCTCGGAGGGTAGCTTAACCCTATCTTTAACTAGGGCGGACGTATTCTTGGGAAAGGTCGTCCCTGAGAAGTTGAACGGTATCGTCCAGCGAGACGGAGGCTGGAATGAAAAGGAACACTGGCGAAGCCTGATCGTCACTCCAAAATTAAAACGTCACTTAGTCAAGAATCTAGACAGCCAACAACCAGACGAGAAACGATGA
- a CDS encoding TonB-dependent receptor plug domain-containing protein: MHSFSSNYRKYRYVIPYGVAGVLLCTVATAQEVEDFRPSTLKNLSLDQLVDVEITSVSRRPEPLLKASSAIDVLTSEEIRRSGATNLPDALRLATGLHVAQFDGHSWAISARGFNSTTANKLQVLMDGRSLYTPLYAGVFWDVQHTFLPDIEQIEVIRGPGATLWGANAVNGVINIRTKTAQETQGWMMQGGRGTEENGFGGIRYGGKIGDSTYYRAYVTTLNRDSLSLELNGDDSLDEYALTKGGFRMDSELTSTDTLTLQGDLYTGRFGQVVGDDIEVGGGNMIIRWNHEISNDESFWLQAYYDRTYRLVPGSAEETRNSYDIEMQHSKKLTPRQHLIWGLNARASEDQIGEQAAGAAFLPANETLYLFSGYLQDDIQVLPDLLMVTLGSKFEYNSFSGFEYQPSLRFALTPTERQTFWGSVARAVRTPSRIDQDVYIPNPQISPAILRNNRDFDSEVLIAYELGHRAKWSRSVTTDLALFYNDYDKVRSIETVGSPPTHYVFANGVAGETYGAELDVKWQPTRWWQLGLGYTIMQTNLRTEPGSTDPTEGSGEFNDPNHILVIRSSMDLPGNVELDATFRHVDELQQTALSNTPAYSTVDIRLAWRPTNDLELAIVGRNLLDASHTEFRRNATREIGRSVYFMATWSF; the protein is encoded by the coding sequence ATGCATTCATTTTCAAGCAACTATCGCAAATACCGCTATGTGATTCCTTATGGCGTGGCGGGAGTATTGTTATGCACCGTAGCAACCGCCCAGGAGGTTGAAGACTTCCGACCTTCAACCCTTAAAAACCTTTCACTGGATCAACTGGTGGATGTGGAAATCACCTCTGTCTCCCGCCGCCCAGAACCTTTATTGAAGGCTTCAAGCGCCATTGACGTGCTAACTTCGGAAGAGATTCGCCGTTCGGGTGCCACCAACCTGCCAGATGCGTTGAGGCTGGCCACAGGCCTGCATGTCGCCCAGTTTGACGGGCATAGCTGGGCCATATCCGCCCGTGGATTCAATTCTACCACGGCCAATAAGTTGCAGGTTCTCATGGATGGTCGCAGCCTCTATACTCCCCTGTATGCAGGGGTATTCTGGGATGTACAGCATACCTTTCTTCCTGACATTGAGCAGATCGAGGTTATACGCGGACCCGGAGCCACCCTCTGGGGAGCAAACGCCGTGAATGGTGTGATTAATATCCGAACTAAAACGGCGCAGGAAACCCAGGGCTGGATGATGCAGGGAGGCCGTGGCACTGAGGAAAATGGCTTCGGCGGCATTCGGTATGGAGGCAAGATCGGCGACAGCACTTATTACCGGGCATATGTCACCACACTAAACCGTGACAGTCTCTCACTGGAGCTGAATGGTGACGATTCCCTGGACGAATACGCCCTGACCAAGGGCGGATTCCGGATGGACTCCGAACTGACTTCAACTGACACCCTGACACTCCAGGGCGATCTCTATACTGGCCGCTTTGGCCAGGTCGTCGGAGATGACATCGAAGTAGGCGGCGGCAATATGATCATTCGCTGGAACCATGAAATCTCCAACGACGAGAGTTTCTGGCTCCAGGCCTATTATGACCGGACTTACCGGTTGGTGCCCGGCTCAGCGGAGGAGACCCGCAACAGCTATGACATCGAGATGCAGCATAGCAAGAAGCTGACGCCAAGGCAGCATCTCATTTGGGGCCTGAATGCACGTGCCTCGGAGGATCAGATCGGTGAGCAAGCCGCGGGGGCGGCATTCCTCCCGGCCAATGAAACTCTCTACCTTTTCAGCGGCTACTTGCAGGATGATATTCAGGTATTGCCTGACCTGCTGATGGTCACACTCGGCTCCAAGTTTGAATACAACAGTTTCAGCGGTTTTGAATACCAGCCCAGCCTGCGCTTTGCCCTGACTCCAACCGAACGGCAGACCTTTTGGGGCTCAGTCGCCAGAGCCGTGCGCACCCCTTCACGGATTGACCAGGATGTCTATATTCCCAACCCGCAGATTTCCCCGGCTATACTGCGCAATAACCGGGATTTTGATTCTGAAGTCCTGATCGCTTATGAACTGGGCCACAGGGCCAAATGGAGCCGCAGTGTAACGACTGACCTCGCCCTCTTTTATAACGACTATGACAAAGTCCGCAGCATAGAGACCGTCGGTTCCCCACCGACTCACTATGTCTTCGCAAACGGTGTTGCAGGGGAAACATACGGGGCTGAACTGGATGTGAAATGGCAGCCTACCCGCTGGTGGCAGCTCGGCCTGGGTTATACCATCATGCAGACAAATCTGCGCACCGAGCCCGGCAGCACGGATCCCACCGAAGGCAGCGGCGAGTTCAATGACCCGAACCATATTCTGGTTATTCGTTCCTCCATGGACCTGCCAGGAAACGTGGAACTGGATGCCACCTTCAGGCATGTTGACGAACTGCAGCAGACAGCTCTCTCAAACACTCCCGCTTATTCCACCGTGGACATTCGTCTGGCCTGGCGGCCAACCAATGACCTGGAACTGGCCATCGTTGGCCGCAACCTGCTGGATGCCAGCCATACAGAATTTCGGCGCAATGCCACCCGTGAGATTGGGCGCAGTGTTTATTTCATGGCCACATGGAGTTTCTAA
- a CDS encoding YfiR family protein translates to MLALLLLVNIPSGSLQAEEEGREYAVKAVFLYNFCQFIEWPRQQFPSANTPFVIGILGSNPFGSLLSETVQGEVVRGRSIRLEYYQRPADAHNCHILFVSDEELARNPNVCAVLRGQSVVTVGESDAFLERGGMIALASEQNRIRVRIYLEAVGASKIEISSKLLRIADIKR, encoded by the coding sequence GTGCTTGCACTGCTCCTTTTGGTAAATATTCCTAGTGGGTCATTACAGGCAGAAGAAGAGGGTCGCGAGTATGCCGTAAAAGCTGTTTTTTTGTATAACTTCTGCCAGTTTATCGAGTGGCCCCGGCAGCAGTTCCCCTCTGCGAATACCCCTTTTGTCATCGGTATTCTGGGCAGCAATCCCTTTGGATCCCTCCTGAGCGAAACGGTACAAGGAGAAGTGGTGCGGGGCCGCAGTATCCGGCTGGAGTATTATCAACGACCAGCGGACGCCCATAACTGTCACATCCTGTTTGTCAGTGATGAGGAACTGGCCCGGAATCCGAATGTTTGTGCAGTGCTGCGTGGGCAAAGCGTGGTGACCGTGGGTGAGAGCGATGCCTTTCTGGAAAGGGGGGGCATGATTGCTCTGGCATCCGAGCAAAACCGCATTCGGGTTAGGATCTATCTGGAGGCTGTGGGCGCTTCAAAGATAGAAATAAGCTCCAAACTACTGCGCATAGCCGATATCAAACGCTAA
- a CDS encoding ATP-binding protein, with protein sequence MIPLRDAPIKHKLMVVLLLTTSLALVLMGAAVMTYEVITFSASIKTNTSVLAKVIGSISTSSLAFENRDDAKEVLSVLSAEPQITLAVIYDKEGRIFAHFPQEMAVDSLPPLAGKDGSHFSSSTLHMHQPILEKGNRLGTIYLRADLSEMYSRLLTYGGLLLLACVGAVIGSLTVSTSLQRRISRPIVQLAETARAVSERQDYTVRATQHGRDEIGDLTEAFNQMLTHIDEARSALAGSEERLRLALEGSETGTWDWNLVTNQVTWDDYMFPLYGIEKAAWGGTPDSFFSLVHPDDRKEIERAMKAAIETRREVDIAFRICGPNGQIRHMANRGRVFLDTHGNAIRMSGVSLDVTQSKLTEKALQDAKNTAEAANRAKDEFLAILSHELRTPLSPVLATLAMIEEDPATPAAIQPDLEMIRRNVEVEARIIDDLLDVTRIARGKLELHSHIVDLKPILNHAVDNYLRDQAAQKNVTVKLDNDPAVPWIYADAARITQVLWNLLQNACKFTPENGSISIRAFNEPIQSHGREQNELVIEITDTGIGITPDILPRIFDAFEQGERSRTRRFGGLGLGLAISRAIIGMHGGTLTASSPGKEQGATFTVRLPILAMPAQEQSSPADQTPKTVAAQNSTRILLVEDHADSAQQLSRLLKRAGHQVTCATTVAEGRDLGLREEFDLLISDLGLPDGSGHDLMRELSELHPLPAIALSGYGMEEDIKESLAAGFSRHLTKPVNWAELKVAIQHLTQKDV encoded by the coding sequence ATGATCCCCCTCCGCGATGCACCCATCAAGCACAAGCTGATGGTGGTCCTTCTTTTGACCACCAGTCTGGCGCTTGTACTCATGGGCGCAGCCGTCATGACGTACGAGGTCATTACCTTCAGTGCATCGATCAAGACCAATACCAGCGTACTGGCAAAGGTCATCGGCTCCATCAGCACCAGTTCACTGGCATTCGAAAACCGGGATGATGCCAAAGAAGTGTTGAGTGTCTTATCCGCAGAACCGCAGATCACCCTCGCAGTTATCTATGACAAGGAAGGCAGAATCTTTGCCCATTTCCCGCAGGAAATGGCGGTAGACAGCCTGCCACCCTTGGCTGGAAAAGACGGCAGTCACTTCAGCTCATCCACTCTGCACATGCATCAGCCCATCTTGGAAAAAGGTAACAGGCTGGGCACCATTTATCTAAGGGCCGACCTGAGTGAAATGTATTCCCGACTGCTCACTTATGGAGGCCTGCTACTGCTCGCCTGCGTAGGCGCAGTCATTGGTTCCCTGACGGTCTCCACCTCTTTGCAACGGCGGATTTCGCGTCCGATTGTGCAATTGGCGGAGACTGCACGGGCTGTCTCTGAAAGGCAGGACTATACGGTAAGGGCCACCCAGCATGGGCGGGATGAGATCGGCGACCTGACGGAGGCATTTAACCAAATGCTCACCCATATCGATGAAGCACGCTCAGCTCTGGCAGGCAGTGAAGAACGGCTGAGGTTGGCACTGGAAGGATCCGAAACGGGAACCTGGGACTGGAATCTGGTGACCAACCAGGTGACCTGGGATGACTACATGTTTCCGCTCTATGGCATTGAAAAGGCGGCATGGGGCGGGACTCCCGACAGCTTTTTTTCCCTGGTCCATCCCGATGACCGCAAGGAGATCGAGCGGGCGATGAAAGCCGCTATCGAAACACGCCGGGAAGTCGATATCGCCTTCCGTATTTGCGGTCCGAATGGGCAAATTAGGCACATGGCGAACCGTGGCCGTGTATTCCTGGATACCCATGGTAACGCGATACGGATGAGCGGGGTGAGCCTGGATGTGACGCAGTCCAAACTAACGGAGAAAGCTCTACAGGATGCCAAAAATACGGCTGAAGCGGCCAACCGGGCCAAGGATGAATTCCTGGCGATTTTGAGTCACGAACTGCGCACGCCACTGTCCCCGGTACTGGCCACCCTGGCGATGATTGAAGAAGACCCAGCCACCCCCGCGGCCATCCAACCGGACTTGGAGATGATCCGCCGCAATGTGGAGGTGGAGGCACGAATCATTGATGACCTGCTGGATGTGACACGCATTGCCAGGGGCAAACTAGAACTCCACTCCCACATCGTGGATTTGAAGCCCATCCTCAATCATGCGGTGGATAATTATCTGCGAGACCAGGCCGCTCAGAAAAATGTGACTGTGAAACTGGACAATGATCCTGCTGTCCCCTGGATCTATGCCGATGCGGCCCGCATCACCCAGGTGCTATGGAATCTGCTGCAAAACGCCTGCAAATTCACTCCAGAAAATGGCAGCATTTCTATTCGGGCCTTCAATGAACCAATTCAGAGCCACGGCAGGGAGCAAAACGAGCTAGTCATCGAAATCACCGATACAGGCATCGGCATCACCCCCGACATCCTGCCGCGCATCTTTGACGCCTTTGAACAAGGCGAGCGCTCACGCACTCGGCGCTTTGGCGGCCTGGGACTGGGACTGGCGATCAGCCGGGCCATCATCGGTATGCATGGTGGCACATTGACAGCCAGCAGTCCGGGCAAGGAACAGGGAGCCACCTTTACCGTCCGGCTGCCCATTCTGGCCATGCCCGCCCAGGAACAGTCCAGCCCTGCGGACCAAACACCGAAGACAGTCGCCGCCCAAAATTCCACGCGCATCCTCCTGGTGGAAGATCATGCTGACAGTGCCCAGCAACTCTCAAGGCTGCTGAAACGGGCTGGTCACCAGGTGACCTGTGCCACGACCGTGGCCGAAGGCCGAGATCTGGGTTTGCGCGAAGAATTCGACCTGCTGATCAGCGACCTCGGCCTGCCGGATGGCAGCGGCCATGATCTGATGCGTGAACTGAGTGAATTGCATCCCTTGCCTGCGATCGCCCTGAGTGGCTATGGAATGGAAGAAGACATCAAAGAAAGTCTGGCAGCCGGTTTTTCCCGACACCTGACCAAACCGGTGAACTGGGCCGAGCTGAAAGTGGCCATCCAGCACCTGACCCAAAAGGACGTATAG